CCCACTCTCTGAGAACACGAAAGCGTTCCCCGCCACCCAGGAATCCGAGTTCAGCGAGAGCTTGGACGAAAACGCCCTTCTCCCCGCTCCAGTCGACGGCGAGTTCAATGTCCTCATCGGTCATACCTGACAGATCACCATCGCTCCGATGCGATGCCGCCCAGAGGAAGAGGCAGACCAGGCGCCACCCGGCATCGCCACCAAGCCGGCGCACCAGCTTTTTGGTTTTCGGGTGGCCTGGCAGGCCCGTGGAAATTCGTGCATCAGTGGCCATCGGCTGAGCCCCCTATATCAAGAGCCTTCGCCGCAGCGAGGTATTCGGCGTATCGCGGCGGCTTCTTGCCCAGTAGAGCTAGTGTCCTGTCCCGTTAATTCGCCCGCATAGTCTGGCGAGTTTTTCGAGGATGGAGTCTGCTGTAGCTGTCCAAGTAAACGGCTGGCAGGACTGGTTGTAATTCGCGATGAATGTGTCGATCTTGTTGATCAGATCCTTCACGCTGGTGAACGAGCCACGGCGGATTGCCCGCGTGGTGATGATCGAGAAGAAGCGCTCGACCTGATTGAGCCAGCTTGAATAGGTCGGAACGAAGTGCATGTGCCAGCGAGGCCGCTCGGCCAACCAAGCGCGCACCTTTGGATGCTTGTGGCTGGCGTAGTTATCAGCTATGCAGTGCACATCCAGTTCGTCGGGCACTGCCTTGTCGATGGCGCGCAGGAAGGCAAGGAACTCTTGATGACGATGCCGGGGCCGGCACTGCGCGATCACTTGGCCATTCATCACGTTCAGGGCCGCGAACAAGGTGGTGGTGCCGTGGCGCACGTAGTCGTGCGTGACACCTTCGACATAGCCAAACCCCATTGGCAGCATCGGCTGCGTACGCTCCAAAGCTTGGCATTGGCTCTTCTCGTCCACGCACAGCACCAGCGCGTTGTCAGGTGGGTTCAGGTACAGCCCCACAACGTCGCGCAGCTTCTCGATGAACAGCGGATCGGTCGACAGCTTGAAGCTGTCGGCCCGGTGCGGCTTGAGGTTGAAGGTCTGCAGATAGCGCGCCACCGTGCTCTTGCTGATGCCCGTATCGGCGGCCAGCGTGCGGGTGCTCCAGTGGGTACCCCCATCAGCAGGCTTGGTGTGCAACGTCTTGGTAATCAACTCAGCAACACGCTCGTCATCTACCGTGCGGGGGCGACCCGGGCGCAACTCGTCGTAAAGCCCTGCAATGCGATGGCGCGCATAGCGCCCGCGCCACTTGGTGACAGTGCTACGACTGATCCCCAGAGCCTGCGCAACCGCGGTGCTGGCTTTATCTGTGCCTTCGCAAGTCAGCACGATGCGCGCCCTGAGCGACAACGCCGCTGGCAGCGAACGTGATCGCGCCATGGACGTCAGTTCCGCGCGCTCCACTTCACTAAGCGCAATTTCTGTTCGGGTCGTTGCATTGGGCATGGCGGCACCTCAAGGATGGCCCGAAACCATGCAGCTATCGTGCCTGCGAATTAACGGGACAGGACACTAGCTCGTCGGCGATGCGCAGGCGCTCCCGGATTGCCGTGCGACGCTTACTCTCGAGGTCCTGCAGGTGGTTCCGGCCCTCCGCTTGCGCCATCACAAGGGTGATTCGCCCGATGGGACGCTCCCCTGCAAGTTGCTTGGAGTGTGCGTAGATGGTGGAGCCCAAGCCGCCAATCTGGCTTTGCAAGGACTGAATGTGCAGCTCTTCGGGAGTCATGGGGCGCCAGGACGATCTCCAGCGCGCCTCCTCCTCTTTTTTCATCTCCACATCTTCGAGATGGACTCTCAGTTGTGCCAGTTCGGGGAAGCTCTTAACGCCGTCTCCACCTAGCCAGGACCACAGGTAAACCACTTGACCATCCGCCGGATCTGTCCTGAACACCTCGGCGTTGCATGCTGCGGCGCGCCGCCTGATGCTCACCCATGCGGCGCCGCTCATACCACGGCCCTCATGCTGACTCGGCCCGCAGCGCGCTCCATCCGCTCCGCAAGCTTGGCTTGCACGTTCACTGATTCGATGAACGCGCGCTGCAGTTCGGCCATCTCATCCTTGGGTTCGATCGGCTGCGCGGGTGCACAGCTCAATTCGCTCAGCATGAAATCAATGCCTGCCATGCAACCCTTGTCGCGCGCCAAGCGCAACAGCATCAACAGATGCTCGGGCGACAGACGCTCAGGCTTGTCCTCGTTCAAGCAGGCCAGTAGATGACGCTGGGCAGCGTCCACCGCCTTCTCAGGCCACAGCTTGTGCCCAACAACCTTGCTGCCGCCAGCGACTTTCACACACTCTATGAGCGCCTGATTGAAGCTCTCGTACTCACCCATGATCTGCTCCAGAAAATGCACCGTTCGCGG
This region of Acidovorax sp. GBBC 1281 genomic DNA includes:
- a CDS encoding IS630 family transposase; translated protein: MPNATTRTEIALSEVERAELTSMARSRSLPAALSLRARIVLTCEGTDKASTAVAQALGISRSTVTKWRGRYARHRIAGLYDELRPGRPRTVDDERVAELITKTLHTKPADGGTHWSTRTLAADTGISKSTVARYLQTFNLKPHRADSFKLSTDPLFIEKLRDVVGLYLNPPDNALVLCVDEKSQCQALERTQPMLPMGFGYVEGVTHDYVRHGTTTLFAALNVMNGQVIAQCRPRHRHQEFLAFLRAIDKAVPDELDVHCIADNYASHKHPKVRAWLAERPRWHMHFVPTYSSWLNQVERFFSIITTRAIRRGSFTSVKDLINKIDTFIANYNQSCQPFTWTATADSILEKLARLCGRINGTGH